One Armatimonadota bacterium genomic region harbors:
- the rfbB gene encoding dTDP-glucose 4,6-dehydratase: MKKILVTGGAGFIGSNFCRYMLDKHPECSISVLDALTYAGNMDNLADMIGSPRFEFTHGDIRDREAVEPLMRECDAVVNFAAETHVDRSIADPGGFVLTDVFGVFVLLEAAKKLGVERFVHISTDEVYGAIAEGSFREGDPLCPNSPYSASKAGGELLARSYFATYGMPIIITRGSNNFGPYQYPEKLIPLFITNAMEGKSLPVYGDGNQVRDWIYVLDHCEGVDVALHEGVPGEVYNVGGGNERTNLYITKAILSILGKPESLIKYVKDRPGHDRRYSIDCSKLGSLGWKPGRDFDEALEETVKWYVENESWWRKIKDHQPEYKAFTRKWYGKR; this comes from the coding sequence ATGAAGAAGATACTCGTCACGGGCGGCGCGGGCTTCATCGGAAGCAACTTCTGCCGCTACATGCTCGATAAGCACCCCGAATGCAGCATTTCCGTGCTCGACGCCCTCACCTACGCGGGGAACATGGACAACCTCGCGGACATGATCGGAAGCCCGCGGTTCGAGTTCACCCACGGCGACATCCGCGACCGAGAGGCCGTCGAGCCGCTGATGCGCGAGTGCGACGCCGTCGTCAACTTCGCCGCCGAGACGCACGTTGACCGCTCGATCGCCGACCCGGGCGGCTTCGTGCTGACCGACGTCTTCGGCGTGTTCGTGCTCCTCGAAGCCGCGAAGAAGCTCGGCGTGGAGCGCTTCGTCCACATCTCGACCGATGAGGTGTACGGCGCGATCGCGGAAGGCTCCTTCCGGGAGGGCGACCCGCTATGCCCGAACAGCCCCTATTCCGCTAGCAAGGCGGGCGGAGAACTGCTCGCCCGGTCCTACTTTGCGACCTACGGGATGCCGATTATTATTACCAGGGGATCGAACAACTTCGGCCCGTACCAGTACCCGGAGAAGCTGATACCGCTCTTCATCACGAACGCGATGGAGGGCAAGTCGCTCCCCGTCTACGGCGACGGGAACCAGGTGCGCGATTGGATCTACGTGCTCGATCATTGCGAGGGCGTGGACGTCGCGCTCCACGAAGGCGTCCCCGGCGAGGTCTACAACGTCGGCGGCGGGAACGAGCGCACGAACCTGTATATCACGAAGGCGATCCTCTCGATACTCGGGAAGCCCGAGTCGCTCATCAAGTACGTGAAGGACCGGCCCGGTCACGACCGGCGATACTCGATTGACTGCTCGAAGCTCGGCTCTCTCGGATGGAAGCCGGGGCGCGACTTCGACGAGGCGCTCGAGGAGACGGTGAAGTGGTACGTCGAGAACGAGTCCTGGTGGCGCAAGATCAAGGACCACCAGCCGGAGTACAAGGCGTTCACGCGGAAGTGGTACGGGAAGAGATGA
- a CDS encoding dTDP-4-dehydrorhamnose 3,5-epimerase family protein: MIEGVKIKQLQRHADERGCLTEILRRDDEIFAEFGQVYATVNYPQVVRAWHYHKKQDDFFAVVKGMAKAVLYDAREGSPTKGEVNEFFLGEQNMILLRIPVGVYHGYKTVGDETAILLNLPTRTYDPSDPDEYRLPWDSPEVPYDWAIVMK, from the coding sequence ATGATCGAGGGCGTGAAGATCAAGCAGCTTCAGCGGCATGCCGACGAGCGCGGATGCCTCACCGAAATCCTCCGGCGCGACGACGAGATATTCGCCGAGTTCGGGCAGGTCTACGCGACGGTGAACTACCCCCAGGTCGTCAGGGCCTGGCACTACCACAAGAAGCAGGACGACTTCTTCGCCGTCGTGAAGGGCATGGCGAAGGCGGTCCTCTACGACGCGCGCGAGGGTTCGCCGACGAAGGGCGAGGTGAACGAGTTCTTCCTCGGCGAGCAGAACATGATCCTGCTCAGGATTCCCGTCGGCGTCTACCACGGATACAAGACCGTCGGCGACGAGACCGCGATACTGCTCAACCTGCCCACGCGAACGTACGACCCGTCCGATCCCGACGAGTACCGCCTGCCCTGGGACTCGCCCGAGGTGCCCTACGACTGGGCGATTGTGATGAAGTGA
- a CDS encoding VWA domain-containing protein has translation ADGFVDGNSDPVLGVRVAALDLAAGNSITLPAQVGAIVRVVGISSCATVNQTRARMIRVRSQADVPLVMYVKPDGNDNNNGSTWALAKRSVQGALNAASVGAEIWVAHGTYAENVTLADGVGLYGGFVGNETLRQERNILGNPTILDGGASDSVVTCPSGLTSSTVIDGFTIRNGRAQSGAGIKCVSSSPTITHNMIAGNTAYTDTAGIASGGGIYCSGGSPLIAGNVIHSNHAEASAGAEYGAGIYCESCGSARVVNNTISDNTHGTGPWSHGGGIYSSGSSLLFANNIVVSNTSGVYVSGGTIEVVNNCVYGNTAYRYSGITDPTGTDGNISDDPLLGVDGVHLRPDSPCVGVGSNGASGMPAADIDSQSRVQYSTVDIGADESDGCWWFVMELSANPPYAAAGDTIPITALLAGGDVEGCVVCFSVSDATITEFNGSPLPSGMRSYCGIADENGSATALISRATPGQVTVTVRGGNSCGTGFTTQRTDTWFVDPESVQDVMFVIDRSGSMAGHEASYPEEGSVQAFVREISGLMPQTRFGAVTFSDTWEGRSTQILSLSQFTGEDRVDDFCDWVSDSPADGNTEEQTNALYTAIADLQTNSPSERRRFVVFVTDAYMNNSSQLTHLDIVQNLDALTGSNGGGVFVSLWEQWQGSLYQHYSQSFTNDPAHPSLAVNGGFDHTNYANSAPADGRYMFDTFKKRILYSQ, from the coding sequence TCAACCAGACCCGTGCGCGTATGATACGGGTGAGGTCACAGGCTGATGTCCCGCTCGTGATGTACGTGAAGCCCGACGGTAACGACAACAACAACGGCTCGACGTGGGCACTCGCCAAGCGATCCGTTCAGGGCGCACTCAACGCGGCATCAGTCGGCGCGGAGATATGGGTCGCTCACGGAACGTACGCCGAGAACGTTACCCTCGCGGACGGCGTGGGGCTATATGGGGGATTCGTCGGAAACGAAACCCTTCGACAGGAAAGAAACATCCTGGGCAACCCGACGATACTGGACGGAGGAGCATCGGACTCGGTCGTAACCTGTCCATCCGGCCTGACGTCGAGCACCGTCATTGACGGATTCACTATTCGAAACGGCAGAGCGCAGTCGGGGGCCGGCATCAAGTGTGTGAGTTCCTCTCCGACGATCACTCACAATATGATCGCCGGCAACACAGCGTATACGGACACCGCCGGCATCGCCTCCGGGGGAGGCATCTACTGCTCGGGCGGCTCGCCGCTCATCGCGGGGAATGTCATACACTCGAACCATGCCGAGGCTAGCGCCGGAGCTGAGTATGGCGCAGGCATATACTGCGAGTCATGCGGGTCCGCCCGCGTTGTCAATAACACCATAAGTGACAACACCCACGGCACTGGCCCGTGGTCGCACGGCGGCGGAATCTACTCCAGCGGCTCGTCCCTGCTGTTCGCGAACAACATCGTAGTGTCCAACACCTCCGGTGTGTACGTCTCCGGAGGCACCATTGAGGTAGTCAACAACTGCGTGTACGGCAATACCGCGTACCGCTACTCCGGCATCACCGATCCAACCGGAACGGACGGCAACATCTCGGACGACCCGCTGCTCGGCGTGGACGGAGTGCATCTCCGACCGGACTCGCCTTGCGTGGGCGTCGGCTCGAATGGGGCATCGGGCATGCCCGCCGCGGACATTGACTCCCAGTCGCGAGTGCAGTATAGCACGGTTGATATCGGCGCGGACGAGAGCGACGGATGCTGGTGGTTCGTGATGGAGCTTTCCGCGAATCCTCCGTATGCGGCGGCGGGAGACACTATACCCATAACAGCCCTACTCGCCGGAGGAGATGTCGAGGGGTGTGTCGTCTGCTTCAGCGTTTCCGATGCGACGATCACGGAGTTCAACGGCAGTCCACTTCCGTCGGGGATGAGGAGTTACTGTGGAATTGCGGACGAAAACGGGTCAGCGACGGCGCTCATCTCGCGGGCAACGCCGGGGCAGGTCACAGTCACCGTCCGGGGCGGGAATTCCTGCGGGACCGGGTTCACCACGCAGCGGACTGACACTTGGTTCGTCGATCCCGAGTCGGTTCAGGACGTTATGTTCGTCATTGACCGTTCCGGCTCAATGGCAGGCCATGAGGCATCATATCCGGAAGAAGGTAGCGTACAGGCATTCGTTCGGGAGATCAGCGGCCTGATGCCGCAAACCAGATTCGGAGCTGTCACGTTCTCCGATACATGGGAGGGGCGGTCTACCCAGATCCTATCCTTGAGCCAGTTCACCGGCGAAGACCGTGTTGATGACTTCTGCGACTGGGTGAGCGACTCTCCGGCAGATGGCAATACGGAGGAGCAGACGAATGCCCTGTACACGGCTATCGCCGATCTGCAGACCAACTCGCCGTCGGAACGCCGCAGGTTCGTTGTGTTTGTGACAGATGCCTACATGAACAACAGCAGTCAGCTAACTCATCTGGACATCGTTCAGAACCTGGACGCGCTGACTGGGTCGAACGGCGGAGGCGTCTTCGTTTCGCTTTGGGAGCAATGGCAGGGGTCTCTGTACCAGCACTACTCGCAGAGTTTCACAAATGATCCCGCACACCCCTCTCTTGCCGTCAATGGAGGATTTGATCACACCAACTATGCCAACTCCGCGCCCGCTGACGGCAGATATATGTTTGATACATTCAAGAAGCGAATACTCTACAGCCAATAG
- a CDS encoding PEP-CTERM sorting domain-containing protein, translating to MRTLAMAMLILATACGQVNAVPYRIRDLGIIGGSESFVRGINDHGQVVGTTDNGFGSWPYRAFLLADGVMRDIGTLGGTNSSACCINNSGQVVGSSRTDSDSTHAFLWQDGTMLDLNTLGGASSAAGAINDIGQVVGSSSTADGSNHAFLWQEGVMQDLGTLGGGYGHAHDINDNGQIVGGADTADGFSKAFLWQDGVMQNLGTLGGRSSTANGINNSGQVVGWSSLADGGHRAFLWQNGTMQDLGTLGADSYASSINDSEQIVGYYCTPDFLRRASLWQGGMIYDLGTLPGGNSSQASAINNAGQIVGWSDTADGERHAVLWEPVPEPSSLLALGGGLAAVCLPWIRRRVRMRA from the coding sequence ATGCGGACTCTAGCGATGGCAATGCTCATACTGGCCACAGCTTGCGGCCAAGTCAACGCAGTTCCCTACAGAATCCGAGACCTGGGCATCATAGGCGGCAGCGAGAGCTTCGTCCGTGGAATCAACGATCACGGCCAAGTGGTAGGTACTACCGATAACGGATTCGGCTCGTGGCCGTACCGAGCCTTCTTGCTGGCGGATGGTGTGATGCGGGATATCGGAACACTGGGTGGCACCAACAGCTCTGCGTGCTGCATCAACAACAGCGGTCAGGTGGTCGGCTCGTCCAGGACCGACAGTGATTCAACCCATGCCTTCCTATGGCAGGACGGTACCATGCTGGATCTCAATACGCTGGGAGGCGCCAGTAGCGCCGCCGGAGCCATCAATGATATCGGACAGGTAGTAGGGTCTTCCAGCACTGCCGATGGCTCGAATCATGCCTTCCTATGGCAGGAGGGTGTGATGCAGGACCTCGGCACATTGGGGGGCGGTTACGGCCACGCGCACGATATCAATGATAATGGACAGATAGTGGGCGGCGCTGACACCGCCGATGGGTTCAGCAAGGCTTTCCTGTGGCAGGACGGTGTGATGCAGAATCTCGGTACGCTGGGGGGGCGAAGCAGTACTGCCAATGGCATCAACAACAGCGGCCAGGTGGTAGGCTGGTCCAGCCTTGCTGATGGTGGTCACCGCGCTTTTCTATGGCAGAACGGTACGATGCAAGACCTTGGCACGCTCGGAGCCGACAGCTACGCCAGTAGCATTAACGATAGTGAACAGATAGTGGGCTATTACTGCACACCCGACTTTCTTCGGCGCGCTTCTCTCTGGCAGGGCGGCATGATCTACGACCTCGGTACACTCCCTGGGGGCAACTCCAGTCAGGCCTCTGCCATCAACAATGCCGGGCAGATTGTGGGATGGTCGGATACCGCCGACGGCGAAAGGCACGCCGTCCTCTGGGAACCCGTCCCCGAGCCGTCCTCCCTTCTCGCGCTTGGAGGCGGGTTGGCGGCGGTCTGCCTGCCGTGGATCCGGAGGCGCGTCCGCATGAGGGCGTGA